CACGATCGCGGCCGAGAGCCCGCGCTCGTTCATGAGGTGGTCGATGTCTCGCTTCATGCGGGACTCCCTATGTCCGGAAGAGAACGGACTCGTTCGAGAAAAGCCGCGTCGCGACGAGGAGCATGACGGCCGCCATCGCCGCGCTCATGCCGATCGCGACGAGCGCGTGGATCGGCACCACCGTGTCGGTCAGGATTTCCCGCTGGAGCAGCGCCGTGTTCAGGATCGGGATCGCAAATCGCCCGATCGGCGGCGTTCCGAGCTGCCGAAAGCTCCCCAAGCCGAGAAAGATCGCGGCCATGTAGACGTAGGTCGCGTAGGTCTGACCTTCGCGCATGCTCCGCGCGAAGCAGCCGATCGCGACGAGGGCGGCTCCCAGGAATATCGTGGTTGGAAGCACCGTCAGGAAAATGAAGAGCGCCTGGTCGGGCCGGATCGAGAGCTGCATCGACTGGGTCGCGAGCGCGGGCATGAGCCCCGCGACCACGGTGAAGTTGAACCAGAGCCCGAAAATGCCGATAAAGCCGGCCGTCAACGCCGTGCTGATCACCGCCATGCACTTGCCGAGCACCAGCTCGCCGCGAGAGGTCGAGGTCGCGAGAAGGGTCTCCAGCGTGCTTCGCTCCTTTTCCCCCGTCGTCGTGTCGATCGCGATGTGCATGGAACCGGCCGCGACCATGAAGACGAGGATATACGGAATGATGAAGGCCGCGATGTAGCGCCCCGTCTCCGCCTTCGAGGAGACGTCGCGATGGTCCACCGAGATGCCCGGAGCCTGGTCGACCTTGGCGCCGCGGCTCTGCGCCCATAGGACGGTCAGCGCCCGACGGACGTCGTCCAGGACGGGCCTCATCCGCACCTCCGCCGCCGAGGACTTGTGATCGGCATCTTTGTAGAGAAGCTCCACCTTCACGGAATCGCCGCGGGCGATGGATTGGCGGAGGACCGGAGGAATCACGAGCACGGCGTCCACGCCCGCGTCCTCCATGGAGGCGGGTGCCCGATCCAGGGGGACGGTGGAGACGCCCGCGACCTGTTGCAGGCGCTGACGCACGGCCGGGAGCTCCGCTTCGCCCACGATCCCCACGCGCACCTGGAGCGCGCTCTCGTCCCTCTTGTTCTGGGATTCGATCCAACCCATGAAGAGCATGAGCCCCGGGTAGAGGATGAAGGGGACCACGAACACCGCGATGATCGTGCGGCCGTCCCGCATCGCGTCGCGCAGCTCCTTGCGGCATACGGTCCAGGACCTATGCGTCACCGTTGACCTCGCCGACCGTCTTCACGAACACATCTTCCAGCGACCCGCCGCCGTTCTCCCGCTTGAGCGAGTCCACGGTTCCCTGGGCCAGGATCGATCCCTTCTCGATGATCGCGATCTCGTCGCAGATCCGTTCGGCCTCGGTCATGATGTGCGTCGAAAAGATGACCGTGCGCCCCTTCGCGCTCAAATCGCGCACGATCCTCAACACCTCGCGCGCGCCCATGACGTCCAGCCCGGAGGTCGGTTCATCGAAGATGAGCACCGGCGGATCGTGGAGGACGACGCGAGCGAGCGAAAGCCGCTGCTTCATCCCGGTGGACATTTTCCCGACGCGCTTCTCGAGGAACTCACCCAAGCCGAAGGACTCCTGAAGCTCCGGGATCCGGGAGGCGATGGCCGCGGGCGTCATTCCCGCCAGCTCGCCGAAATATTCGAGCAGCTCCCGGCCGGTCAGCCGGTCGTAGAGCTTGGTGTCGCCGGAGAGATAGCCGATCCGCTTCCTCACGTCGCCGGCGCGCTCATTCACGTCAAAGCCTTCGATCCGCGCCGTGCCCGAGGTGGGGACGAGGATCGTGGCGAGCATGCGGAGGGTGGTCGTTTTCCCGGCGCCGTTTCTGCCGAGCAGCCCGAAGATCCGACCCGGGGAGCAGGAGAAGGAGATGTCCCGGACCGCGGGGATATCGCCTTTCTTGCGGTCGTGGAAGGTCTTACCAAGGTTCAGTACTTCGATCAATCGGACTCCGGGAGCCTCGCGGGGAAGGACCGCCCTGAAGCTTGCGCCCGGCCAGTCTAGGCATCCGGGCCGGGAGTGTCAACGCCGGCGGCGGCCTGTCCCCGCGCGGCCCCATTCCCTGCGGCGGCGCGGGCCGCCGCGAATCGAACCTTGATGCGCGGAGTCTAAATCGTTAGTTTTTCGCAGCTCGTGTGGAAGGGCGTTCCACTCATCGTGTAAGGAGTCTTGGCCCATGTCTGATGCGGTCGTCCAGGTAAGCGATAGCACGTTCGAATCCGAGGTGCTGAATTCGAAGATCCCGGTTCTGGTGGATTTCTGGGCCGAGTGGTGCGGCCCCTGCCGGATCGTCTCCCCCGTCGTCGAGGAGGTCGCGAAGCAATACCAGGGGAAGATCAAAGTCGCCAAGGTCGACGTGGATCAGAACCAGCGGATCGCGGCACAGTACTCGATCCGCAGCATCCCCAGCCTCTACGTCTTCAAAGGTGGGAAAATCGTCGAGCAGATTGTCGGCGCCGTTCCGAAGCACCAGATCGTATCGGTGCTCGACGGCGTGCTCTCGGCGGCCTAGACAGCGGACTCGCTGCAAATCGGACGGCAGGCGCAGATCGAGCAATTGTGCTCGCTCGGTTGGGCGTGGAAATCCCCGGAGCGTACGGCCTCGGCGATCGCGAGAATTCGATCCCGGGTCCGTTCGAGTTTTTCCTCGGAGCGCGTGGACGTTCCGACCGCCCCGCTCAAGACGTAGCGCAGCTCGAGCCGTTCGGGCACGCGGCCGGTCAGCTCCCTGTGCGCGAGGGCGTAGATCGATAGCTGCAGATTGTCTCGAGCGTTCGTGTCCGCATTCTCTTCCGCCTCCAGCTCGCTCGTCTTGTAATCGGTGATGACGACTCCGTCGCGCCCCTCGTCCACCCGGTCCATCCTGCCCGAAACGACAACGTCCCCGAGCTTGAACCGGAACGAGCGCTCGACGTCGGCCGGCGGCCCCTCGGAGTGGACCTCGCGCTCCAGGAAGGACCGCAGCGCCCCGGCGCCCTGATCGAATCGACGCCGGGCGTGCTCTTCCGACCGGTATCCCTCGTTTCTCCAGCTCTGCCGGAATACCTCGATCACCTGGTCGAACGTGGGCGGCTCGCCCAGGCGATGGCGCTCGAGGGCGAACGCGACCGCCTGGTGGACCGCGTTCCCGAAGTTCACGCGGTGGTCCAGCGTCAGGATGGGATCGACGGCGAGCACGTGGAGGAAGTGGTACTTGAGCGGGCACGTGTCGTAGTCGGCAATGCGCTGGTGGCTCAACAAGATTGGCTCTCTGGCAGGCGGGCGCGCGAGCGGGGGAAGACCCTGCGGCGCGTCGGTCCTGTACGCCTCCAGCTCCTCCAGCGCGCGCTGCTTCTTTTGCGCCGGCGCTGGTTTTCCCAGGTCGAATGCCTCCGACAGGAACTCGCTTCGCTGCCGGGGCCGCTTGCCCCCGTAGTCTACCGCATGGGTCGCGACCAGCTCCTCCTTCGCGCGCGTGAAGGCGACGTAGCAGAGCCGGCGTTCCTCTTCTTTGTGCAGCTCGGAGCTGTGCCGCTCCCCGGGAGCCAGCTCGACCGGCACTTCGATTCCCCGGCGGAGATTCCGGGTCGGGAAGCGGTCGGTCGCGGCCTGCACCAGATAGACAACCGGAAACTCGAGGCCCTTCGCGCGGTGGATGGTGAGGACCTGGACCACGTCCGATTCCTCGCCGATCTCCGCCACCGCGGGATCCTCCCCGTACTCCATGATCGCCCCGAGATGGCGGAGGAAGAGCGGCACCCGGTCCACGACCGCGACGGAGCCATAGGACTGAATAACCTTGAAAAACTTGACGATGTTTCGCGCCTTGATCTCGTCTTCGAAGCTCGAAGGAGTGCGAAGCCTCTTGATGATCCCGCGGCGCTCGAGGTAGGCGCGCAGCACCTCTCCCACGCGGTGGTCGCGGGCGGTGTGCTTGAGCGTGCGGAGATCTTCGAGCATCGTCGCGATCCGTTCCCTCGCCTCCTCGGAGACCTCGACCGCTGCCGAGCCCGT
This genomic interval from Candidatus Eisenbacteria bacterium contains the following:
- a CDS encoding ATP-dependent helicase, encoding MRPPQIHPRVTSDLEGLDPEQRAAVEHDQGPLLIVAGAGTGKTTVIARRVAHLIASGRARASEILALTFNEKAATEMQERVDILVPYGYADAQIATFHAFGEEVLSTFGIEIGIAPGFTVLDQSAQALFLAEHLEALGLNHYAPLSDPTRYLRELAAFFNRLKDYPIDPEELRRFAEAGLARPGANSADRDGFARFLELAQAADRYNHLLWKGGFADFGDLLALSLKVFDESPSALRFLQERFRYVLVDEFQDTNPVQFEIVRRLTAVHRNLVVVGDDDQSIYRFRGAHLQNILKFHEFFPDARSIVLTRNYRSTREILKSARRLILVNRDRLETRLHISKELLTERSGPVPRIKELPTEAEEAAWVAAEIRAAVESGARRCRDFAILVRSNKNAEPFLRALDEQGVPYYFSGSRGLFQRPEIKELVALLYSLSQDAREDHLYYLAESAYGVPGDDLSRLVHALSSEPTKLRTLMERASTGSAAVEVSEEARERIATMLEDLRTLKHTARDHRVGEVLRAYLERRGIIKRLRTPSSFEDEIKARNIVKFFKVIQSYGSVAVVDRVPLFLRHLGAIMEYGEDPAVAEIGEESDVVQVLTIHRAKGLEFPVVYLVQAATDRFPTRNLRRGIEVPVELAPGERHSSELHKEEERRLCYVAFTRAKEELVATHAVDYGGKRPRQRSEFLSEAFDLGKPAPAQKKQRALEELEAYRTDAPQGLPPLARPPAREPILLSHQRIADYDTCPLKYHFLHVLAVDPILTLDHRVNFGNAVHQAVAFALERHRLGEPPTFDQVIEVFRQSWRNEGYRSEEHARRRFDQGAGALRSFLEREVHSEGPPADVERSFRFKLGDVVVSGRMDRVDEGRDGVVITDYKTSELEAEENADTNARDNLQLSIYALAHRELTGRVPERLELRYVLSGAVGTSTRSEEKLERTRDRILAIAEAVRSGDFHAQPSEHNCSICACRPICSESAV
- a CDS encoding ABC transporter ATP-binding protein; its protein translation is MIEVLNLGKTFHDRKKGDIPAVRDISFSCSPGRIFGLLGRNGAGKTTTLRMLATILVPTSGTARIEGFDVNERAGDVRKRIGYLSGDTKLYDRLTGRELLEYFGELAGMTPAAIASRIPELQESFGLGEFLEKRVGKMSTGMKQRLSLARVVLHDPPVLIFDEPTSGLDVMGAREVLRIVRDLSAKGRTVIFSTHIMTEAERICDEIAIIEKGSILAQGTVDSLKRENGGGSLEDVFVKTVGEVNGDA
- a CDS encoding ABC transporter permease — protein: MTHRSWTVCRKELRDAMRDGRTIIAVFVVPFILYPGLMLFMGWIESQNKRDESALQVRVGIVGEAELPAVRQRLQQVAGVSTVPLDRAPASMEDAGVDAVLVIPPVLRQSIARGDSVKVELLYKDADHKSSAAEVRMRPVLDDVRRALTVLWAQSRGAKVDQAPGISVDHRDVSSKAETGRYIAAFIIPYILVFMVAAGSMHIAIDTTTGEKERSTLETLLATSTSRGELVLGKCMAVISTALTAGFIGIFGLWFNFTVVAGLMPALATQSMQLSIRPDQALFIFLTVLPTTIFLGAALVAIGCFARSMREGQTYATYVYMAAIFLGLGSFRQLGTPPIGRFAIPILNTALLQREILTDTVVPIHALVAIGMSAAMAAVMLLVATRLFSNESVLFRT
- the trxA gene encoding thioredoxin, producing the protein MSDAVVQVSDSTFESEVLNSKIPVLVDFWAEWCGPCRIVSPVVEEVAKQYQGKIKVAKVDVDQNQRIAAQYSIRSIPSLYVFKGGKIVEQIVGAVPKHQIVSVLDGVLSAA